The following are encoded together in the Silurus meridionalis isolate SWU-2019-XX chromosome 2, ASM1480568v1, whole genome shotgun sequence genome:
- the sf3b5 gene encoding splicing factor 3B subunit 5: MTDRYNIHSQLEHLQSKYIGTGHADTTKWEWLVNQHRDSYCSYMGHFDLLNHFSVAENESKARVRFNLMEKMLQPCGPPADKPEDA, translated from the coding sequence ATGACGGACCGCTACAACATTCACAGCCAGCTGGAGCACCTGCAGTCGAAGTATATTGGCACAGGACATGCAGACACCACTAAGTGGGAGTGGCTGGTGAACCAGCACAGAGACTCGTACTGCTCCTACATGGGCCACTTTGACCTCCTCAATCACTTTTCTGTCGCGGAGAATGAGAGCAAGGCTCGTGTGCGCTTTAATCTGATGGAGAAGATGCTGCAGCCATGCGGACCTCCTGCTGACAAACCCGAGGATGCTTAG